The following are encoded in a window of Penicillium oxalicum strain HP7-1 chromosome II, whole genome shotgun sequence genomic DNA:
- a CDS encoding putative UTP--glucose-1-phosphate uridylyltransferase, translating into MPPASLTPPQVPNLVLPDQAGLDPVVSSHGRPLTKALTQQAFENASTSVAASQMRNALNALADSVTEPSEKKRFEAEMDNFFALFRRFLNDKAKGNAVNWDRIAPPQPSQVVGYDELGADASVEFLNKLAVVKLNGGLGTSMGCVGPKSVIEVREGMSFLDLSVRQIEHLNRTFNVNVPFVLMNSFNTDQDTQSIIKKYEGHNVDIITFNQSRYPRIIKDSLLPAPKSFDSPLQDWYPPGHGDVFESLYNSGTLDKLIERGIEYIFLSNADNLGAVVDLRILQHMVDSQAEYIMELTDKTKADVKGGTIIDYDGKVRLLEIAQVPKEHVNEFKSIKKFKYFNTNNIWMNVRAIKRVVEENELEMEIIPNEKSIPADKKGEADQAIYQLETAVGAAIRHFKNAHGVNVPRRRFLPVKTCSDLMVVKSDLYRLEHGQLVMDPNRFGGVPVIKLGSDFKKVSDFQKRISSIPRIVELDHLTITGAVNLGRNVTLKGTVIIVATEGSTIDIPPGSVLENCVVQGSLRILEH; encoded by the coding sequence ATGCCGCCCGCTTCCCTCACCCCACCACAAGTGCCAAACTTGGTCCTGCCCGACCAGGCAGGACTCGATCCCGTAGTATCCAGCCATGGCCGTCCACTGACCAAAGCATTGACTCAACAGGCTTTCGAGAATGCCTCAACCAGCGTCGCTGCCTCTCAGATGCGCAATGCACTGAACGCTCTGGCTGACTCGGTCACCGAGCCCAgtgagaagaagcgcttcgAGGCGGAGATGGACAACTTCTTTGCCTTGTTCCGCCGCTTCCTCAATGACAAGGCCAAGGGGAACGCCGTCAACTGGGACCGTATCGCTCCTCCCCAGCCCTCTCAGGTGGTGGGCTACGATGAGCTCGGTGCCGACGCCTCGGTCGAGTTCCTCAACAAGCTGGCCGTGGTGAAGCTGAATGGTGGTCTCGGTACCTCCATGGGTTGCGTCGGCCCCAAGTCCGTCATCGAGGTCCGTGAGGGCATGTCCTTCCTGGATCTGTCGGTCCGCCAGATTGAGCACCTCAACCGCACCTTCAACGTCAACGTGCCCTTTGTTCTCATGAACTCCTTCAACACCGACCAGGACACCCAGtccatcatcaagaagtacGAGGGTCACAACGTCGACATCATCACCTTCAACCAGTCGCGCTACCCCCGCATCATCAAGGACTCGCTGCTGCCTGCTCCCAAGAGCTTCGACTCCCCCCTCCAGGATTGGTACCCCCCCGGTCACGGTGACGTCTTCGAATCCCTCTACAACTCCGGCACACTGGACAAGCTGATCGAGCGTGGCATCGAGTACATCTTCCTGTCCAACGCGGACAACCTGGGTGCCGTGGTGGACCTCCGCATCCTGCAGCACATGGTCGACTCCCAGGCCGAGTACATCATGGAGCTGACggacaagaccaaggccgACGTCAAGGGTGGTACCATCATCGACTACGACGGCAAGGTCCGTCTGCTCGAGATTGCCCAGGTGCCCAAGGAGCACGTCAACGAGTTCAAGTCCATCAAGAAGTTCAAGTACTTCAACACCAACAACATCTGGATGAACGTCCGCGCCATCAAGCGCGTGGTCGAGGAGAACGAGCTCGAGATGGAGATCATCCCCAACGAGAAGTCCATCCCCGCCGACAAGAAGGGCGAGGCGGACCAGGCCATCTACCAGCTGGAGACCGCCGTCGGTGCCGCCATCCGTCACTTCAAGAATGCCCACGGTGTCAACGTGCCCCGTCGCCGCTTCCTGCCCGTCAAGACTTGCTCCGACCTGATGGTCGTCAAGTCCGACCTGTACCGTCTGGAGCACGGCCAGCTCGTCATGGACCCCAACCGCTTCGGTGGTGTCCCCGTCATCAAGCTCGGCTCCGACTTCAAGAAGGTCTCGGACTTCCAGAAgcgcatctcctccatcccgcGCATTGTCGAGCTGGACCACCTGACCATCACCGGTGCGGTTAACCTGGGGCGCAACGTCACCCTCAAGggcaccgtcatcatcgtcgcgACCGAGGGCAGCACCATTGACATTCCTCCCGGTTCCGTCCTGGAGAACTGCGTCGTCCAGGGTAGTCTCCGCATCCTGGAGCACTAG
- a CDS encoding Rhamnogalacturonase A encodes MVKLFSLLAVSLAPLLATAQLSGRVGPTTPYATKANHKICNVLKYGAVADKKTDVGPAILSAWNDCKTGGVVYIPAGDYALGSWVLLKNGKSTAIRMDGTIYRTGTSGGNMIFIEHTQDFELFSATSKGAVQGSGYEFHKKGSLSGPRILRLYDVTDFSVHDLALVDAPSFHFSLDTCANGEVYNLAIRGGNSGGLDGIDVWSNNIWIHDVEVTNKDECVTVKSPAKNILIENIYCNWSGGCAMGSLGADTAISDIHCRNVYTWASNQMYMVKSNGGSGTVSNVVLENFIGHGNAYSLDIDQQWSSMHTIAGKGVQLNNFTIQNWKGTESNGAQRGPIKVNCAAGAPCTDVKIKDFAMWTETGKYQKEICNNAYGSGSCLRSGKGGSYSTTVTVNSAPTGYYAPKMAADLQAAFGTDSPIPIPTIPTSFYPGQTPIKALAAKATAS; translated from the exons ATGGTGAAgcttttttcccttctcgcCGTTAGTTTGGCGCCGTTGCTGGCAACGGCACAATTGTCTGGGCGTGTCGGCCCAACCACCCCATATGCCACCAAGGCAAACCACAAGATCTGCAACGTACTCAAATACGGGGCCGTCGCCGACAAGAAAACGGATGTCGGTCCCGCCATTCTCTCGGCTTGGAACGATTGCAAGACCGGTGGCGTGGTATACATTCCAGCCGGTGATTATGCGCTTGGATCATGGGTGCTACTGAAGAATGGCAAGAGCACCGCTATTCGCATGGACGGTACCATCTACCGGACTGGCACCAGCGGCGGCAACATGATCTTCATTGAGCACACTCAGGACTTTGAGCTTTTTAGTGCGACTTCGAAGGGTGCGGTGCAGGGCTCAGGCTATGAGTTCCACAAGAAGGGATCGCTCAGCGGACCCCGAATTCTGCGATTGTACGATGTGACCGACTTCTCAGTGCATGATCTTGCACTGGTGGATGCGCCGTCCTTCCACTTCAGCTTGGATACTTGTGCAAACGGTGAAGTCTATAATCTGGCGATTCGTGGCGGTAACTCGGGTGGTCTGGATGGCATCGACGTGTGGTCTAACAATATCTGGATTCACGAT GTCGAGGTCACCAACAAGGACGAGTGTGTAACGGTCAAG AGTCCTGCCAAGAACATTCTTATCGAAAACATTTACTGCAACTGGAGTGGTGGCTGCGCCATGGGCTCGTTGGGCGCCGATACTGCCATCTCGGACATTCACTGCCGCAATGTGTACACGTGGGCCTCTAACCAGATGTATATGGTCAAAAGCAATGGTGGCAGTGGCACGGTCTCCAACGTTGTCCTGGAGAACTTCATCG GCCACGGAAACGCCTACTCCCTCGACATTGACCAACAATGGAGCAGCATGCACACCATCGCAGGCAAGGGTGTTCAACTCAACAACTTCACAATCCAGAACTGGAAGGGAACTGAATCCAATGGCGCCCAACGTGGCCCCATCAAGGTCAACTGTGCTGCGGGTGCTCCTTGCACAGAcgtcaaaatcaaagacTTTGCCATGTGGACCGAGACGGGCAAGTACCAAAAGGAGATTTGCAATAATGCCTATGGCTCAGGATCCTGTCTGAGGTCCGGCAAGGGCGGCTCTTACAGCACCACGGTCACGGTCAACTCCGCTCCGACGGGGTACTATGCACCGAAGATGGCAGCAGACCTCCAGGCTGCGTTTGGAACGGATTCTCCAATTCCTATTCCGACAATCCCGACTTCTTTCTACCCAGGACAGACACCGATCAAAGCTTTGGCTGCCAAGGCGACCGCCTCTTAA
- a CDS encoding MFS siderochrome iron transporter 1 → MSSAKTAEQDEPMRQYAPVEVTSPDIVLDADASYKAKAEVLNRAIQTIGMGRYQWQLFVVIGFGWASDNLWPIVTSLILPPIANEFHASRPPLLTLAQNIGLLIGAVFWGFGCDVFGRKWAFNLTIGITAVFGLIAAASPSFGAACAFAALWSIGVGGNLPVDSAIFLEFLPGSHQWLLTVLSIDWAFAQLLATLVAWPLLGNMTCETKEGCTRSENMGWRYFLLAMGGLALIMFVVRFMFFTIFESPKYLMGKGRNAQAVSVVHEVARRNGQYSSLTQNDLDELNEGPSQGLSARNIVRRRLDKLRFEHIRALFDTPKRAYSTTLIILVWAFIGLGFPLYNAFLPYIQQSRGLEFGDGSTYITYRNSLIIAAMGIPGCLLGGLLVELPRFGRKGALSSSTALTGIFLLSSTTATTSNALLGWNCAYNFMSSLMYAVLYAYTPEIFLTKDRGTGNALTASANRVFGIMAPIVAMFANLNSAVPVYVSGALFIAAGVLVVLLPYETRGKASL, encoded by the coding sequence ATGTCCTCAGCAAAGACAGCAGAGCAGGATGAGCCCATGCGGCAATATGCGCCCGTCGAGGTCACTTCACCAGACATTGTCCTGGATGCTGACGCATCATACAAGGCCAAGGCAGAGGTCCTGAACCGTGCCATCCAAACTATTGGCATGGGCCGGTATCAGTGGCAGCTCTTTGTGGTCATTGGATTCGGTTGGGCGAGCGATAATCTCTGGCCGATCGTGACATCGTTGATTCTCCCGCCCATTGCGAACGAGTTCCACGCTTCACGACCACCGCTACTTACACTGGCCCAGAACATTGGGCTGTTGATCGGAGCTGTCTTCTGGGGATTTGGCTGTGATGTCTTTGGGCGCAAATGGGCCTTCAACTTGACCATCGGCATCACAGCGGTCTTTGGCTTGATCGCGGCTGCGTCGCCGAGTTTTGGTGCTGCCTGTGCGTTTGCGGCGTTGTGGTCGATTGGGGTCGGGGGAAATCTGCCCGTCGACTCGGCTATCTTTCTGGAATTCCTGCCCGGCTCGCATCAGTGGCTGTTGACGGTCTTATCAATCGACTGGGCCTTTGCGCAACTCCTGGCAACGCTGGTCGCGTGGCCACTTTTGGGGAACATGACATGTGAGACGAAGGAGGGTTGCACCAGGTCGGAGAACATGGGGTGGCGGTACTTTTTGCTCGCGATGGGAGGACTCGCCCTGATCATGTTCGTGGTACGATTCATGTTCTTCACCATCTTTGAATCACCCAAATACTTAatggggaaggggaggaacGCGCAAGCAGTGAGCGTGGTGCATGAGGTGGCTCGGCGAAATGGCCAATATTCGTCATTGACCCAGAACGATCTGGACGAATTGAACGAGGGTCCGTCGCAGGGCCTTTCGGCACGCAACATTGTTCGTCGGCGGTTGGATAAACTTCGCTTTGAGCATATTCGCGCCCTGTTTGATACGCCCAAGAGAGCGTACTCGACCACGCTGATCATTCTGGTGTGGGCTTTCATTGGCCTGGGTTTCCCCCTCTACAATGCCTTTTTACCGTACATTCAGCAATCACGCGGCCTAGAGTTTGGCGATGGATCGACCTACATCACCTACCGCAATTCGCTCATCATCGCCGCGATGGGCATTCCGGGCTGCCTACTCGGTGGTCTGCTCGTGGAGCTTCCACGCTTCGGTCGCAAAGGCGCCCTGTCTTCATCCACCGCATTGACTGGGATCTTCTTGCTGTCGTCCACTACGGCCACCACCTCCAACGCTCTGTTGGGATGGAACTGTGCCTACAACTTCATGAGCAGCTTGATGTACGCGGTCCTCTATGCGTACACTCCGGAGATCTTCTTGACCAAGGATCGTGGTACTGGCAACGCGCTGACTGCCAGTGCCAACCGTGTCTTTGGAATCATGGCCCCCATTGTGGCCATGTTTGCCAACCTCAACTCTGCCGTCCCGGTCTACGTCAGTGGAGCCTTGTTCATCGCCGCCGGCGTTCTGGTGGTTCTGCTTCCCTATGAGACGCGGGGTAAGGCGAGTCTGTAG
- a CDS encoding 13 kDa ribonucleoprotein-associated protein: MAEETGVAWPIADEALSQQLLDLVQQATNYRQVKKGANETTKTLNRGTSELVVLAADTTPLPIILHLPLLCEDKNVPYVYVPSKMALGRACGVSRPVIAVSITTNDASELANQIRAIKIQVERLMI, encoded by the exons ATGGCTGAGGAAACCGGTGTCGCCTGGCCCATCGCCGATGAGGCTCTGAGCCAGCAGCTTCTGGACCTTGTCCAGCAGGCCACCAACTACCGTCAGGTTAAGAAGGGTGCCAACGA GACCACCAAGACCCTGAACCGTGGTACCTCCGAGCTCGTCGTTCTCGCCGCCGA CACCACCCCTCTGCCCATTATTCTccacctccctctcctttgCGAGGACAAGAACGTTCCCTACGTCTACGTCCCCTCCAAGATGGCCCTTGGTCGTGCTTGCGGTGTCAGCCGCCCCGTTATCGCTgtctccatcaccaccaacGACGCCAGTGAGCTTGCCAACCAGATCCGCGCCATCAAGATCCAGGTCGAGCGTCTCATGATCTAA